One genomic region from Campylobacter concisus encodes:
- a CDS encoding thioesterase has protein sequence MAEENIYDIKDESQIILPEDENPLRNEIKTAPLTKLNFSGTAFLLEKNHAKTRFFTTDDMVCDTEGLIHSGFIFMGANHAALLAINEEFCVSIGARINFFGPLKLGDVVEFDAQARFEESRKREVKVLGYVKDIKIFEGIFQLVTLEEHIFLAQQKNIQKEAAIRQKKEREEAKDNS, from the coding sequence ATGGCAGAAGAAAATATCTATGATATAAAAGATGAATCGCAAATAATCTTACCAGAAGATGAAAATCCACTAAGAAATGAGATCAAAACCGCTCCACTTACAAAGCTAAATTTTAGTGGAACGGCATTTTTACTTGAAAAAAATCACGCAAAGACTAGATTTTTTACTACGGATGATATGGTGTGCGATACTGAGGGGCTTATTCATAGCGGATTTATTTTTATGGGCGCAAATCATGCCGCTCTTTTAGCCATTAATGAAGAATTTTGCGTTAGTATCGGGGCTAGGATAAATTTCTTTGGGCCACTAAAGCTTGGTGACGTGGTGGAATTTGACGCGCAAGCAAGATTTGAAGAGAGCAGAAAAAGAGAAGTGAAAGTACTTGGATATGTTAAAGATATAAAAATTTTTGAAGGAATATTTCAACTTGTCACACTTGAAGAGCATATCTTCTTGGCTCAACAAAAAAATATCCAAAAAGAAGCTGCTATAAGGCAGAAAAAAGAACGAGAAGAAGCTAAAGATAATAGCTAA
- the cmoB gene encoding tRNA 5-methoxyuridine(34)/uridine 5-oxyacetic acid(34) synthase CmoB, with protein sequence MDLSKFNEQQKQIYNRIENLANFDCELELKDSVNVKFKNLDQAKKDEIYDLALSLKPWRKGPFLLDDIYIDSEWQSFIKFNILTPHLNLAGKSVADVGCNNGYYMFKMLEYAPKSITGFDPSVHTYLQFKFLNKFIRSNITYELLGVENLPEYGAKFDTIFCLGVIYHRSDPIKMLKELKMALNPGGELYLDTMYIDMDGDFALSPKDRYSKISNIYFVPTLSALCNWCERAKFKDFTLLDTKATDLNEQRKTQWIDGESLGNFLDPDDNTKTIEGYPAPKRAYVRVKI encoded by the coding sequence GTGGATCTTAGCAAATTTAACGAGCAGCAAAAGCAAATTTATAATAGGATAGAAAATTTAGCAAATTTTGACTGCGAGCTTGAGCTAAAAGATAGTGTAAATGTGAAATTTAAAAATTTAGACCAAGCCAAAAAAGATGAAATTTATGATCTAGCCCTTAGCCTAAAGCCTTGGCGAAAAGGACCATTTTTACTTGATGATATATATATAGATAGCGAGTGGCAAAGTTTTATTAAATTTAATATCCTCACCCCACACCTAAATTTAGCTGGCAAAAGCGTGGCTGATGTGGGTTGTAATAATGGCTATTATATGTTTAAGATGCTTGAATATGCCCCAAAAAGCATAACCGGCTTTGATCCTAGTGTGCATACATATTTGCAGTTTAAATTTTTAAACAAATTTATCCGCTCAAATATCACTTATGAGCTTCTTGGCGTTGAGAACTTGCCTGAGTATGGAGCTAAATTTGATACGATTTTTTGTCTTGGGGTGATATATCACAGAAGTGATCCTATCAAGATGCTAAAAGAGCTAAAAATGGCTTTGAATCCTGGAGGCGAGCTATATTTAGATACAATGTATATAGATATGGATGGCGACTTTGCGCTGAGTCCGAAAGATAGATACTCAAAAATTTCAAATATCTACTTTGTGCCAACGCTTAGTGCGCTTTGTAACTGGTGTGAGAGGGCTAAATTTAAGGATTTTACCCTGCTTGATACAAAGGCCACTGATCTAAATGAGCAGCGAAAAACGCAGTGGATAGATGGTGAGAGTCTTGGAAATTTCTTAGATCCAGACGATAATACAAAGACCATCGAGGGCTACCCAGCGCCAAAAAGAGCATATGTTAGAGTTAAAATTTAA
- a CDS encoding transglutaminase-like domain-containing protein: MQRRDFFKFSSFLGAASLLPSVTLASDEPANPVVRNFDVNFKHFLLEKGKSSRIWLPLPLSTTYQQLTKDYVINTTAKNVYISDTLIPTMYADFEENEPRPILNVQFKIQTIERNTDFSKVNYDPNEKVDPAVLEFLKPTSHIPTDGVVRAKALEIIGDTKGDLERAKAIYTWVANTMQRDNSILGCGTGDVKAILESGKLVGKCTDINSVFVGLCRSVGIPAREIFGIRVGQSRFSDQMGSAKDGVAKISGGQHCRAEFYLKGYGWIPVDPADVTKVRLGEKLTNDDAKIKAVRDYCFGNWEMCWIGFNYGRDFILKPTPEQTPLNNFGYPYAEVDGNTQNYYSPKEFSYDYASTELK, from the coding sequence ATGCAAAGAAGAGATTTTTTTAAATTCAGTAGTTTTTTAGGTGCAGCGAGTCTGCTTCCAAGTGTCACTCTAGCTAGCGATGAACCAGCAAACCCAGTAGTTAGAAATTTCGACGTAAATTTCAAACATTTCTTACTTGAAAAGGGCAAAAGCTCAAGGATTTGGCTACCGCTCCCACTAAGCACCACTTATCAGCAACTAACCAAAGACTACGTCATAAACACAACAGCTAAAAACGTTTATATTTCAGATACGCTAATACCAACAATGTATGCTGATTTTGAAGAAAATGAGCCAAGACCTATCTTAAATGTGCAGTTTAAAATTCAAACAATAGAGCGTAATACTGACTTTAGCAAGGTAAATTACGATCCAAATGAGAAGGTTGATCCTGCAGTTTTAGAGTTTTTAAAACCAACTTCACACATCCCAACTGACGGCGTCGTAAGAGCAAAAGCGCTAGAGATTATCGGCGATACTAAAGGCGATTTAGAGCGCGCAAAAGCAATCTATACGTGGGTTGCAAATACTATGCAGCGTGATAACAGCATCCTAGGATGCGGCACAGGCGACGTTAAAGCCATCCTAGAAAGTGGCAAACTAGTTGGCAAATGCACCGATATAAACTCGGTTTTTGTTGGACTTTGCAGATCAGTTGGCATCCCAGCAAGAGAAATTTTTGGTATTAGAGTTGGTCAGTCTAGATTTTCAGATCAAATGGGCAGTGCAAAAGACGGTGTGGCTAAAATTTCAGGCGGACAACACTGCAGGGCCGAATTTTACCTAAAAGGCTATGGTTGGATACCGGTTGATCCAGCAGATGTTACAAAGGTAAGACTGGGCGAGAAGCTAACAAATGACGATGCTAAGATCAAAGCTGTGAGAGATTATTGCTTTGGTAACTGGGAGATGTGCTGGATAGGCTTTAACTACGGACGCGACTTTATCTTAAAGCCAACCCCAGAGCAAACTCCTCTAAATAACTTTGGCTATCCATACGCTGAAGTTGATGGAAACACACAAAATTATTATTCGCCAAAAGAATTTAGCTACGACTACGCCTCAACAGAGCTAAAATGA
- a CDS encoding major outer membrane protein yields the protein MKITKVSLAALVALGAFSSVASATPLEEAIKNVDLSGFARYRYTNDSTKNSKVNDTVKGSSAGHAFRMETAFKAAIDDNFFGVLRLRYSATDGSGDNAGAGTDKTNTTGTFGVYEMYLGYKVADTTITAGKQLVKGFFIDSDIAGTGLKVVSTDVPGLTLTAAAYDAIDNDAEILKDKNGNTEYDKFGHIKYKAKSPDIDGPLLSRLGSDEFSDAAGNIYNLGAMGSYDPVSFKVAITNIQEVATLYGTEAGVSFNVTDDINLNLKGQYAYSDSDHKKVADATFWAVQAGTKLFGAKLNAGYLDFDAKNKENDAKNKDKIAFTSIDGNGQLINPTKILNGVMSGGQQYYNNIKGNNDYWFVNAGYDIDKFGFGAGYTQGKGTSYALGKERAKRNEWSLDASYKYSKKLTFLSWYAAAKDKKDGASYKQDRIRFEAKYSF from the coding sequence ATGAAAATTACAAAAGTTAGCTTAGCTGCTTTGGTTGCTTTAGGTGCATTTTCAAGCGTTGCAAGTGCAACTCCACTTGAAGAAGCTATAAAAAATGTAGATCTTTCAGGATTTGCAAGATATCGTTATACAAATGATAGTACTAAAAATTCAAAAGTTAATGATACTGTAAAAGGTAGTAGTGCTGGCCATGCGTTTAGAATGGAAACAGCATTTAAAGCTGCGATAGACGATAACTTTTTTGGTGTTTTGAGACTAAGATATTCTGCTACAGATGGATCTGGTGATAATGCAGGAGCTGGCACAGATAAAACAAATACAACAGGCACTTTTGGTGTTTATGAGATGTATCTAGGCTACAAAGTGGCTGATACTACCATCACAGCTGGTAAACAACTTGTCAAAGGTTTCTTTATCGATAGCGATATAGCTGGCACTGGTCTAAAAGTAGTAAGTACTGACGTACCTGGTCTTACTTTAACAGCTGCTGCTTATGATGCTATTGATAACGATGCTGAAATATTAAAAGACAAAAATGGCAATACAGAATATGATAAATTTGGACACATTAAATATAAAGCTAAAAGCCCAGATATAGATGGCCCATTATTGTCAAGGCTTGGCAGTGATGAATTTAGTGATGCTGCTGGTAACATCTATAACTTAGGTGCTATGGGTAGTTATGATCCAGTATCATTCAAAGTAGCAATTACGAATATCCAAGAGGTTGCTACACTTTATGGTACTGAAGCTGGTGTCAGCTTTAATGTAACAGATGATATAAACCTAAACTTAAAAGGTCAATATGCTTATAGTGACTCAGATCATAAAAAAGTAGCTGATGCAACTTTCTGGGCAGTACAAGCTGGCACAAAACTATTTGGTGCTAAACTTAACGCTGGTTATTTAGACTTTGACGCTAAAAACAAAGAAAATGACGCTAAAAACAAAGACAAAATCGCATTTACATCAATTGATGGAAATGGACAGTTAATCAACCCAACTAAGATCTTAAATGGTGTAATGAGTGGTGGCCAACAATACTACAATAACATCAAGGGCAATAACGACTACTGGTTTGTTAATGCTGGGTATGATATAGATAAATTTGGCTTTGGTGCTGGATATACTCAAGGTAAGGGCACAAGTTATGCGCTTGGCAAAGAGAGAGCAAAAAGAAACGAATGGTCACTTGACGCTAGCTACAAATACAGCAAAAAACTTACATTCCTTTCTTGGTATGCGGCTG